One segment of Danaus plexippus chromosome 10, MEX_DaPlex, whole genome shotgun sequence DNA contains the following:
- the LOC116766928 gene encoding disks large homolog 4-like, with amino-acid sequence MVRLVRTGSRLGMDIVGGLGGEIDGNCVEDDTCGVFVSGVSTEGAAYGLLHRGDRILSVNGRDLTRATHEQAAAALKYSGSAVTIAAQYQPEQYERLRARIRAINATAMSPHSYTRTHIPVRPDVHAAYPR; translated from the exons ATGGTTCGCTTAGTGCGTACTGGTTCGAGACTAGGAATGGATATAGTTGGTGGTTTGGGCGGAGAAATAGATGGAAACTGCGTTGAAGATGACACTTGTGGCGTATTTGTATCTGGTGTGTCAACGGAAGGAGCAGCTTACGGATTATTGCACAGAGGTGATAGAATACTCAGTGTTAATGGCCGTGATCTGACTCGAGCGACGCACGAACAAGCAGCAGCAGCGTTAAAg TATTCGGGGAGCGCCGTTACTATCGCAGCTCAGTATCAGCCGGAACAATACGAGAGGTTGCGCGCACGCATACGAGCAATTAACGCCACGGCAATGTCGCCACATTCCTACACACGCACTCATATACCTGTGAGGCCGGATGTCCATGCTGCTTACccaag GTAg